A window of the Proteus terrae subsp. cibarius genome harbors these coding sequences:
- the allD gene encoding ureidoglycolate dehydrogenase yields the protein MIVSKQQLHQLIKNKLHHAGLSESHADTVADVLVHADAKGIHSHGAVRVEYYAERISKGGTNKRPDFTYTETGPCSAVFDGDNGAGHVAAKDAMERAIKMAQDKGVAVVGVRRIGHSGALSYFVEQASKAGMVGISLCQSDPMVVPFGGSEVYYGTNPIAFSAPGVGDKHITFDMATTVQAWGKVLDARSRHIDIPDTWAVDESGKSTTDPFAVKGLLPIAGPKGYGLMMMVDVLSGVLLGLPFGKHVSSMYHDLTQGRELGQLHIVINPAFFTDATLFREHISQVMGELNAIKPAPNVDKVLYPGENSQIEEQRSEKEGIEIVDEIYNYLISDMLYNKSYNNKDPFAG from the coding sequence ATGATAGTTTCTAAACAGCAGTTACATCAATTAATAAAAAATAAATTACATCATGCAGGATTAAGTGAGTCTCATGCGGATACGGTGGCTGATGTCTTAGTCCATGCTGATGCCAAAGGTATTCATTCTCATGGTGCAGTACGTGTAGAGTATTATGCAGAGCGGATAAGTAAGGGGGGTACGAATAAGCGTCCTGATTTTACTTATACTGAAACGGGACCTTGTAGCGCTGTATTTGATGGTGATAATGGTGCAGGGCATGTTGCAGCGAAAGATGCAATGGAACGTGCTATCAAAATGGCACAAGACAAGGGCGTTGCTGTTGTTGGTGTAAGACGAATTGGTCATAGTGGAGCACTGTCTTACTTTGTTGAACAAGCATCAAAAGCGGGTATGGTAGGTATTTCGTTGTGCCAATCTGATCCAATGGTTGTTCCTTTTGGTGGCTCAGAAGTTTATTACGGCACTAATCCTATCGCTTTTTCGGCTCCTGGAGTAGGCGATAAACATATTACATTTGATATGGCAACAACCGTGCAGGCATGGGGTAAAGTGTTAGATGCGCGTTCACGCCATATCGATATTCCCGATACTTGGGCTGTTGATGAAAGTGGTAAATCTACAACCGATCCCTTTGCAGTAAAAGGGTTATTGCCTATTGCAGGCCCTAAAGGCTATGGCTTAATGATGATGGTTGATGTGTTGTCTGGTGTTTTACTTGGGCTTCCTTTTGGTAAACATGTCAGTTCGATGTATCACGATTTAACACAAGGGCGAGAATTGGGTCAATTGCATATTGTGATTAATCCCGCTTTCTTTACTGATGCTACTCTATTTAGAGAACATATCTCACAGGTTATGGGCGAATTAAATGCAATTAAACCTGCACCGAATGTAGATAAAGTTCTCTATCCTGGTGAGAATAGTCAAATAGAAGAGCAAAGAAGCGAGAAAGAAGGCATTGAAATTGTTGATGAAATTTATAATTATTTAATATCTGATATGCTTTATAACAAATCCTATAACAATAAAGACCCATTTGCGGGTTAA
- a CDS encoding pentapeptide repeat-containing protein, with protein MNDLFTYLKVKITQNAVLSVELAEKSPSIRNFSLADKILTIKLTNEELKLQKNSKDISFIQEKIENYESLFLKLNEVKRRYAYKDKCIIELKKSLVMNQIEKKQKEKIIEDYKNRGVSYNFMNKDINNFINENLVDFLFVNNKVHNGYFHKCDINDGIISGLDVYNSKFYNCNISKFTFKDCNLIKSDFYSSTINNSTFNHCDLTNANLECENIENVSFIDSNLSGAKIKVKTANFENAKLDNASIEFDMSFLNSIKNKNSLFETISSLFKTISSIDEKYTEIKTSLMKDLLLKINHIISNNYNNVGISLSLILDNIFSNKYFCKDDVIKKFITEILYTSYFNNEYSNYIDKLSPDFLSFYLDIIDNNELISFMLNKNHHFIKLMVLSLYHENTSIKDRARELYIKYLNLEEIQPFTKTIFFGCGDKAVDWGDKSNYNYILIGSNKKIIIDHENIVNMLFNNNLENNSSWNKFYLYIEDKLQIYSKINYKELFSYLELFPRYGIQSVPNFLIFEDSYKKIINQIESNKWLSLIKSSKFYYQFHYALIGIPPSSNAKLIDFERQKDLAEIFMPFLSISDNEIKKNSLNIEHYQKLCEVFNITSADNKLKSQYLLSLSILIIKYSSESVFGMELNSPEILRRYAYALMNKANELNPKLMGGNFDKWGNKLLGINKAFQCTDMLFSVMSDYGKEHFKNIFYKILPLHWR; from the coding sequence ATGAATGATTTATTTACGTATCTCAAAGTTAAAATCACACAAAATGCCGTTTTATCTGTTGAACTCGCAGAAAAGAGTCCATCTATCCGTAATTTTAGTCTTGCTGATAAAATATTAACCATAAAATTAACAAATGAGGAATTAAAATTACAGAAGAATTCTAAAGATATCTCTTTTATTCAAGAAAAAATTGAAAACTATGAGTCATTATTTTTAAAATTAAATGAAGTTAAGAGAAGATATGCCTATAAAGATAAATGTATAATTGAATTAAAGAAATCATTGGTAATGAATCAAATAGAAAAAAAACAAAAAGAAAAGATCATAGAGGATTATAAAAATAGAGGAGTAAGTTATAATTTTATGAATAAAGATATCAATAATTTTATAAATGAAAATTTAGTGGATTTTTTATTTGTAAATAACAAGGTTCATAATGGTTATTTTCATAAGTGTGATATTAATGATGGTATTATTAGTGGTCTAGATGTATATAATTCAAAATTTTATAACTGTAATATAAGTAAATTTACATTCAAAGATTGTAATTTAATTAAATCTGATTTTTATTCTTCAACAATAAATAATTCAACGTTTAATCATTGTGATTTAACTAACGCTAATTTAGAATGTGAAAATATAGAGAATGTGAGTTTTATAGATAGTAATTTAAGTGGTGCTAAAATTAAGGTGAAAACTGCTAACTTTGAAAATGCAAAACTTGATAATGCAAGCATAGAATTTGATATGAGTTTTTTAAATTCAATAAAAAATAAAAATTCTCTATTTGAAACCATTAGTTCTCTATTTAAAACTATTAGCTCTATAGATGAAAAATATACTGAAATAAAAACATCATTAATGAAAGATTTACTTTTAAAAATTAATCATATTATTTCAAATAATTATAATAATGTAGGGATCTCACTAAGCTTAATATTAGATAATATTTTTTCTAATAAATACTTTTGCAAAGATGATGTTATTAAAAAATTTATTACTGAAATTTTATATACCTCTTATTTTAACAATGAGTATAGCAATTATATTGATAAACTATCCCCAGATTTCTTATCTTTTTATTTAGATATAATTGATAATAATGAACTAATAAGCTTTATGTTAAATAAAAATCATCACTTCATTAAGTTAATGGTATTATCACTTTATCATGAAAATACAAGTATTAAAGATAGAGCAAGAGAATTGTATATAAAATATCTTAATCTTGAAGAGATCCAACCTTTTACAAAAACAATTTTTTTTGGTTGTGGTGATAAAGCGGTTGATTGGGGTGATAAAAGTAATTACAATTATATCTTAATAGGTAGTAATAAAAAGATCATTATTGATCACGAGAATATAGTTAATATGTTATTCAATAATAATCTGGAGAATAATTCGAGTTGGAATAAGTTTTATCTTTATATAGAAGATAAATTACAGATATATAGTAAAATTAATTATAAAGAGCTGTTTAGCTATCTAGAGTTGTTCCCTAGATATGGGATCCAAAGTGTACCTAATTTTCTTATTTTTGAAGATAGTTATAAAAAAATAATCAATCAAATCGAATCTAACAAATGGTTATCATTAATTAAATCAAGTAAATTTTATTATCAATTTCATTACGCATTAATAGGTATACCCCCTTCATCTAATGCAAAGCTCATTGATTTCGAAAGACAAAAAGATCTAGCTGAAATATTTATGCCATTTTTAAGCATTTCAGATAATGAGATTAAAAAAAACTCTCTAAATATTGAACATTATCAAAAGCTTTGTGAAGTTTTTAATATTACTTCGGCAGATAATAAACTGAAGTCTCAGTATTTATTAAGCCTTTCTATTTTAATTATTAAGTACTCATCAGAATCTGTATTTGGCATGGAATTAAATTCACCTGAAATATTAAGAAGGTATGCTTATGCTTTAATGAATAAGGCCAACGAGTTAAACCCAAAGTTAATGGGAGGGAATTTTGATAAATGGGGTAATAAACTATTAGGAATAAATAAAGCGTTTCAATGTACTGATATGCTTTTTTCAGTGATGAGTGATTATGGAAAAGAACACTTCAAAAATATATTTTATAAAATCTTACCGTTACATTGGAGATAA
- a CDS encoding BPSS1780 family membrane protein, with translation MEQDNNSSLTEPQEVFTPIPQARGASGGVRWLGLGWDLIKERFWMWIGVIIIYFIVSLIISTILGFIPLIGPIISPFVTTVLAAGVVAIAHQQYETQRIDVDSLFVGFYNKRYLSLMGAYGISFLILLVGFILAFIVSSAAMMDVFYAINSDYPEEIIVEMLMDNSSGFILFFVIIAIFGTLSTAAYWFVPALVLVNGYKAFPAVKASLSAVKINLAGGFFFFILLFFIIAISVIPFGLGLLITVPLSYTAMYGSYRDIFYHHNVSSQGNNGGIGGNGGNGGNGTISLNKTAESNIGKLVS, from the coding sequence ATGGAACAAGACAACAATTCATCGCTAACAGAGCCACAAGAGGTATTCACGCCTATTCCTCAAGCTCGAGGTGCCTCAGGTGGTGTTCGCTGGCTAGGACTGGGATGGGATTTAATAAAAGAACGTTTTTGGATGTGGATAGGCGTTATTATTATCTACTTTATTGTTAGCCTTATTATATCGACCATTCTTGGATTTATTCCGCTAATTGGTCCAATTATCTCACCTTTTGTTACTACTGTATTAGCTGCTGGTGTCGTCGCAATTGCTCACCAACAGTATGAAACTCAACGTATTGATGTTGATTCCTTATTTGTTGGTTTCTATAACAAACGTTATCTTAGTTTGATGGGGGCTTACGGTATTAGTTTTCTCATTTTACTTGTAGGCTTTATTCTTGCATTTATCGTCAGCAGTGCCGCCATGATGGATGTTTTTTATGCTATCAATAGCGATTATCCTGAAGAGATTATTGTTGAAATGTTGATGGATAACTCATCTGGATTTATATTATTTTTTGTTATTATTGCTATTTTTGGCACATTGAGTACAGCCGCCTATTGGTTTGTCCCGGCTCTTGTATTAGTCAACGGCTATAAAGCATTCCCTGCGGTTAAAGCAAGCCTTTCAGCCGTAAAAATAAATTTAGCGGGTGGGTTCTTCTTCTTTATTTTACTGTTCTTTATTATCGCTATTAGTGTTATTCCATTTGGTTTAGGGCTATTAATCACTGTTCCTCTTTCTTACACTGCAATGTATGGTTCTTATCGTGATATTTTTTATCACCATAATGTAAGTAGCCAAGGAAATAATGGTGGAATTGGTGGAAATGGTGGAAATGGTGGAAATGGAACAATTTCTCTTAATAAAACCGCTGAATCAAATATTGGTAAATTAGTAAGTTAA
- the pflA gene encoding pyruvate formate lyase 1-activating protein produces MSVLGRIHSFESCGTVDGPGIRFIVFFQGCLMRCLYCHNRDTWDTHGGQIVTVDELMKEAVTYRHFMNASGGGVTASGGEAILQAEFVRDWFRACQKENIHTCLDTNGFVRRYDPVIDELMDATDLVMLDLKQVNDEIHQKLVGVSNQRTLEFARYLAKRGQKTWVRYVVVPGWSDDDDSAHRLGEFIKDMKNIEKVELLPYHELGKHKWVALGEEYKLDGIHPPSKETMENVKSILESYGHKVMY; encoded by the coding sequence ATGTCCGTACTTGGTCGTATCCACTCATTTGAATCCTGCGGTACTGTTGACGGTCCCGGAATACGTTTCATTGTTTTCTTTCAAGGATGCCTAATGAGATGCCTCTATTGTCACAACCGTGACACATGGGATACTCATGGTGGGCAAATCGTCACAGTTGATGAACTAATGAAAGAGGCGGTTACCTATCGTCATTTTATGAATGCTTCTGGCGGCGGTGTTACTGCTTCAGGCGGCGAAGCAATTTTGCAAGCAGAGTTTGTACGTGATTGGTTCCGTGCTTGCCAGAAAGAAAATATCCATACCTGTTTAGATACTAACGGCTTTGTTCGTCGTTATGACCCTGTTATTGATGAATTAATGGATGCCACCGACTTAGTGATGCTCGACCTAAAACAAGTCAATGATGAGATCCATCAGAAACTGGTTGGTGTATCAAACCAGCGTACACTTGAATTCGCACGTTATTTAGCAAAACGAGGCCAAAAAACATGGGTTCGTTATGTGGTTGTGCCTGGTTGGTCTGATGATGATGATTCTGCTCATCGTTTAGGCGAGTTTATTAAAGATATGAAAAATATCGAGAAAGTAGAACTTCTTCCTTACCACGAACTCGGCAAACATAAATGGGTAGCTTTAGGAGAAGAATACAAACTCGATGGTATTCATCCACCGTCAAAAGAGACGATGGAAAATGTAAAATCAATTCTTGAGTCTTACGGCCATAAAGTCATGTATTAA
- the pflB gene encoding formate C-acetyltransferase yields the protein MSDLNEKFAEAWKGFSEGEWQNGVNVRDFIQKNYTPYEGDESFLAGSTKATDTLWEQVMEGIKIENRTHAPVDFDTSVASTITSHDAGYITKDLEQIVGLQTDAPLKRAIIPFGGIRMVESSCHAYNRELDPELKKIFTDYRKTHNQGVFDVYTPDILKCRKSGILTGLPDAYGRGRIIGDYRRVALYGIEFLRKDKFAQFTSLQERMEKGEDLEMTIQLREEIAEQHAALGQIQEMAAKYGYDISRPAQNAKEAVQWTYFGYLAAVKSQNGAAMSFGRVSTFLDIYIQRDIDAGLLTEEQAQELIDHLVMKLRMVRFLRTPEYDELFSGDPIWATESLAGMGLDGRTLVTKNTFRFLNTLYTMGPSPEPNMTILWSEQLPINFKKYAAKVSIDTSSIQYENDDLMRPDFDSDDYAIACCVSPMVVGKQMQFFGARANLAKTLLYTINGGVDEKLKIQVGPKHAPIMDEVLNFDTVMNQMDHFMDWLATQYVTALNVIHYMHDKYSYEAALMALHDRDVYRTMACGIAGLSVAADSLSAIKYAKVSPIRDENGLAIDFKIDGEYPQFGNNDSRVDDIACDLVERFMKKIQKLRTYRNAVPTQSILTITSNVVYGKKTGNTPDGRRAGAPFGPGANPMHGRDQKGAVASLTSVAKLPFAYAKDGISYTFSIVPNALGKDDDVRKANLAGLMDGYFHHEAGIEGGQHLNVNVMNREMLLEAMEDPEKYPQLTIRVSGYAVRFNSLTKEQQQDVITRTFTQTM from the coding sequence ATGTCTGATTTAAATGAAAAATTTGCTGAAGCATGGAAAGGTTTTTCTGAAGGTGAATGGCAGAACGGTGTTAACGTTCGTGACTTTATTCAAAAAAACTACACTCCATATGAAGGCGACGAATCTTTCCTAGCAGGTTCCACTAAAGCAACTGATACACTTTGGGAACAAGTTATGGAAGGCATCAAAATCGAAAACCGCACGCATGCGCCGGTTGATTTTGATACTTCTGTTGCTTCAACTATCACATCTCACGATGCGGGTTACATCACTAAAGATTTAGAACAAATCGTAGGTTTACAGACTGATGCACCTCTGAAACGTGCGATCATCCCATTCGGTGGTATCCGTATGGTTGAAAGTTCTTGCCATGCTTACAACCGTGAGCTGGATCCAGAACTGAAAAAAATCTTTACTGATTACCGTAAAACTCACAACCAAGGCGTTTTCGATGTTTATACTCCAGACATCTTAAAATGCCGTAAATCTGGTATTTTAACAGGTTTACCAGATGCATATGGTCGTGGCCGTATCATCGGTGATTACCGTCGTGTAGCACTGTACGGTATTGAGTTCCTGCGTAAAGATAAATTTGCCCAATTCACCTCTTTACAAGAAAGAATGGAAAAAGGCGAAGATCTGGAAATGACTATCCAACTGCGTGAAGAAATCGCAGAGCAGCACGCTGCTTTAGGTCAAATCCAAGAAATGGCTGCGAAATACGGTTACGATATTTCTCGTCCAGCTCAAAACGCTAAAGAAGCAGTACAATGGACTTACTTCGGTTACTTAGCCGCCGTTAAATCTCAAAACGGTGCTGCAATGTCATTTGGTCGTGTATCTACTTTCTTAGATATCTACATCCAACGTGATATTGATGCAGGTTTACTGACAGAAGAACAAGCTCAGGAATTAATTGACCACTTAGTCATGAAATTACGTATGGTTCGTTTCTTACGTACTCCTGAATATGATGAGCTGTTCTCTGGTGACCCAATCTGGGCAACAGAATCTTTAGCAGGTATGGGTTTAGATGGCCGTACTCTGGTAACTAAGAATACTTTCCGTTTCTTAAATACCCTGTACACAATGGGTCCATCACCAGAACCAAACATGACCATCCTGTGGTCAGAACAACTGCCTATCAACTTTAAAAAATACGCAGCGAAAGTCTCAATCGATACTTCTTCAATCCAGTACGAAAATGATGACTTAATGCGTCCTGACTTCGACAGCGATGACTATGCAATCGCATGTTGTGTTAGCCCAATGGTTGTTGGTAAACAAATGCAGTTCTTCGGTGCTCGTGCAAACTTAGCGAAAACCTTACTGTATACCATCAATGGTGGTGTTGACGAAAAACTGAAAATCCAAGTAGGTCCAAAACATGCGCCAATCATGGATGAAGTATTAAACTTCGATACCGTGATGAACCAAATGGATCACTTTATGGATTGGTTAGCAACTCAGTACGTCACTGCGCTGAACGTTATCCACTATATGCACGATAAATACAGCTATGAAGCAGCTCTGATGGCACTTCATGACCGTGATGTATATCGTACAATGGCATGTGGTATCGCAGGTCTGTCTGTTGCTGCTGACTCACTGTCTGCAATCAAATATGCAAAAGTTTCTCCAATCCGTGATGAAAACGGCTTAGCGATTGACTTCAAAATTGACGGCGAATACCCACAATTCGGTAACAACGATTCTCGTGTAGATGACATCGCTTGTGACTTAGTTGAACGTTTCATGAAGAAAATTCAGAAACTGCGTACATACCGTAATGCGGTACCTACACAGTCAATCCTGACTATTACTTCAAACGTTGTTTACGGTAAGAAAACAGGTAACACTCCAGACGGTCGTCGTGCAGGCGCACCATTCGGACCAGGTGCTAACCCAATGCACGGTCGTGACCAAAAAGGTGCAGTAGCTTCTCTGACTTCTGTTGCGAAACTGCCATTTGCTTATGCAAAAGATGGTATTTCTTACACCTTCTCAATCGTACCTAATGCATTAGGTAAAGATGATGATGTTCGTAAAGCGAATCTTGCTGGTCTGATGGATGGTTACTTCCACCATGAAGCAGGCATCGAAGGTGGTCAACACCTGAACGTCAACGTGATGAACCGTGAAATGCTGTTAGAAGCAATGGAAGATCCTGAGAAATATCCTCAGTTAACTATCCGTGTTTCTGGTTATGCAGTTCGCTTTAACTCACTGACTAAAGAGCAACAGCAAGACGTTATCACCCGTACATTTACACAAACAATGTAA
- the focA gene encoding formate transporter FocA: MKADSPFNLLSPADMAKVADDACCYKANKQIPMTYLSAFTAGMFISIAFVFYITATTGTASVPFGLAKLVGGICFSLGLMLVVVCGADLFTSTVLTIIPKATGRISWGKMFANWINVYLGNFVGALFFVALMWFAGQHMAANGLWGLNVLQTAQHKLEHTFIEAVCLGILANLMVCLAVWMSYAGRTLIDKLFALILPIGMFVASGFEHSIANMFLIPLGIVIKNFAPAEFWTKVGASSEQFSNLTVSNFLSNNLLPVTIGNIIGGAVLVGLVYWLMHLRGDKH, translated from the coding sequence ATGAAAGCTGACAGCCCTTTTAATTTATTATCACCTGCTGATATGGCAAAAGTTGCCGATGACGCATGTTGTTATAAAGCAAATAAACAGATCCCAATGACTTACTTATCTGCATTTACTGCGGGAATGTTTATATCAATTGCTTTTGTTTTTTATATTACTGCTACTACAGGTACCGCATCTGTTCCTTTTGGGCTGGCTAAATTAGTCGGTGGGATCTGCTTCTCTCTGGGGTTAATGCTCGTTGTCGTTTGTGGCGCGGACTTATTCACCTCAACTGTTCTTACTATTATACCTAAAGCAACCGGACGTATATCTTGGGGCAAAATGTTTGCTAACTGGATAAATGTCTATCTTGGCAACTTTGTTGGCGCACTCTTTTTTGTCGCCTTAATGTGGTTTGCTGGTCAACATATGGCAGCAAATGGGCTTTGGGGGTTGAATGTTTTACAAACTGCGCAACATAAACTAGAGCACACGTTTATTGAAGCAGTTTGTTTAGGTATTCTAGCTAACTTAATGGTTTGTCTTGCAGTATGGATGAGCTATGCAGGCCGTACGCTGATTGATAAGCTTTTTGCACTGATTTTACCTATCGGTATGTTCGTTGCTAGTGGTTTTGAGCACAGTATCGCTAACATGTTTCTTATTCCTTTAGGTATTGTTATTAAGAATTTTGCACCAGCAGAATTCTGGACTAAAGTAGGTGCATCATCCGAACAATTTTCAAATTTAACTGTATCAAATTTTCTCTCTAATAATTTATTACCTGTCACTATCGGTAACATTATTGGCGGAGCAGTCCTAGTCGGTCTGGTATACTGGTTAATGCATCTGCGCGGTGACAAACATTAA
- the ycaO gene encoding 30S ribosomal protein S12 methylthiotransferase accessory factor YcaO codes for MSQTFIPGKDAALEDSIASFQQKLTDLGFNIEEASWLNPVPNVWSVHIRDKDCPLCFTNGKGASKKAALASALGEYFERLSTNYFFSDFWLGADIAEGEFVHYPSEKWFPLTEDDSVPAGLLDARLREFYDPESELCGSELVDLQSSNHNRGICALPFIRQSDEKPVYIPVNIIANLYASNGMSAGNTKNEARVQGLSEVFERYVKNRIITERISLPEIPKEVLARYPAVIEAIDTLEQEGFPIFSFDASLGGQFPVICVVLFNPQNGTCFASFGAHPDFGVALERTVTELLQGRSLKDLDVFNPPSFDDEEVGDHTNLETHFIDSSGLISWDLFKKDADYTFVDWNFSGTTEEEFHTLMSLCQQCDAEVYIMDYSHLSVYACRILVPGLSDIYPAEDLQLANNIMGVHWRDTILSLPTSEGTKEEYLSLIGQFDEDGLDDFTRIREMIGIAPGKDNGWSHLRVGELKSMLALAGGDLDQALVWVEWTQDFNASLFTPERQNYYRCLHNLLLLQQETEREPAQYMHAFSRMYGEKTLQAALNAMQGKQAFYGLQTIDPDLANLPIHQSLLAAYEKLQKAKRQSAK; via the coding sequence ATGTCACAAACATTTATTCCTGGCAAAGATGCCGCACTGGAAGATTCTATCGCTAGCTTTCAGCAAAAATTAACCGACTTAGGATTTAACATTGAAGAAGCTTCATGGTTAAACCCTGTTCCTAACGTTTGGTCTGTTCATATTCGCGATAAAGATTGCCCTTTATGTTTTACCAACGGTAAAGGTGCCAGTAAAAAAGCAGCATTAGCTTCTGCATTAGGCGAATACTTTGAACGTCTCTCAACCAATTATTTCTTCTCTGATTTCTGGCTAGGTGCTGATATTGCAGAAGGTGAATTTGTTCATTATCCAAGTGAAAAGTGGTTCCCTCTAACAGAAGATGATTCTGTTCCTGCGGGCTTATTAGATGCACGTTTACGTGAATTTTATGATCCTGAAAGTGAGTTATGCGGTAGTGAGTTAGTTGATTTACAATCAAGTAATCATAATCGCGGAATTTGCGCACTACCATTTATACGTCAATCTGATGAAAAACCTGTTTATATTCCTGTAAACATTATTGCTAACTTATATGCATCTAATGGTATGTCAGCAGGAAATACAAAGAATGAAGCGCGTGTTCAAGGATTGTCTGAAGTTTTTGAACGCTATGTAAAAAATCGCATTATCACCGAAAGAATTAGCTTACCTGAAATTCCTAAAGAAGTTTTAGCTCGCTACCCTGCTGTTATTGAAGCGATTGATACATTAGAGCAAGAAGGTTTCCCAATCTTTAGCTTTGACGCATCTTTAGGGGGACAATTCCCTGTTATTTGTGTTGTGTTATTCAATCCACAAAATGGCACATGCTTTGCCTCTTTTGGTGCTCACCCTGATTTTGGTGTAGCTTTAGAGCGTACTGTCACAGAACTATTACAAGGCCGTAGTCTTAAAGATCTCGATGTCTTTAATCCGCCAAGTTTTGATGATGAAGAAGTCGGTGATCACACTAATCTTGAAACGCACTTTATTGATTCAAGTGGTTTAATTAGTTGGGATCTCTTTAAGAAAGATGCCGATTACACATTTGTTGATTGGAACTTTAGTGGTACGACAGAAGAAGAATTCCACACCTTAATGTCACTTTGCCAACAATGTGATGCAGAAGTCTACATCATGGACTACTCACACTTGAGTGTTTACGCTTGTCGTATTTTAGTACCTGGCTTATCAGATATTTATCCCGCTGAAGATCTACAGTTAGCCAATAACATTATGGGTGTACATTGGCGTGATACTATTCTTTCGTTACCAACAAGCGAAGGCACTAAAGAAGAGTACCTTTCTCTTATTGGTCAGTTTGATGAAGATGGCTTAGACGACTTTACACGTATCAGAGAGATGATTGGTATTGCTCCGGGTAAAGATAATGGTTGGAGCCATTTACGAGTAGGCGAATTAAAATCAATGTTAGCGCTTGCAGGTGGCGATCTTGATCAAGCGCTTGTTTGGGTTGAATGGACTCAAGATTTTAATGCTTCTTTATTTACACCTGAGCGTCAGAACTATTATCGCTGTTTACACAATCTCTTATTATTACAACAAGAGACTGAACGTGAACCAGCACAATATATGCACGCATTTTCTCGTATGTATGGCGAAAAAACATTACAAGCAGCCTTAAACGCAATGCAAGGTAAACAAGCATTTTACGGATTACAAACTATTGATCCTGATTTAGCTAATTTACCTATTCATCAGTCGCTACTTGCAGCCTATGAGAAATTACAGAAAGCAAAACGTCAATCGGCTAAATAA
- the ansB gene encoding L-asparaginase 2, with protein MMKKTLLASLLAVISGSAFALPNITILATGGTIAGGGDSATTSSYTAGKLGIDTLINAVPEAKKVANLKGEQVVNIGSQDMNDQVWLKLANKINADCDKTDGFVITHGTDTMEETAYFLDLTTACKKPVVMVGAMRPATALGAEGPLNLFNAVVIASDKASEDRGVLVTMNNAVISGKDVVKMNTTEVQAFQPVNAGAQGYVHNGKVHYYTAALPRADKPVFDVSKLTELPKVGIVYNYSNASNLPAKAFIDNGYKGIVSAGVGNGNLYTDIFDTLADGAKKGVVVVRASRVPVGFTTQNGEVDDAKYGFVASERLNPQKARVLLQLSLTQTQEPAKIQENFEKY; from the coding sequence ATGATGAAAAAAACATTGCTCGCCAGCCTGTTAGCTGTAATCAGTGGTTCTGCTTTTGCCTTACCTAATATCACTATTTTAGCAACAGGTGGCACAATTGCTGGTGGTGGCGATTCCGCAACAACATCAAGCTATACAGCAGGTAAATTAGGCATTGATACATTGATTAATGCAGTACCTGAGGCTAAAAAAGTTGCCAATTTAAAAGGCGAGCAAGTCGTGAATATCGGCTCTCAAGATATGAATGACCAAGTATGGCTTAAGCTGGCTAATAAAATTAATGCAGACTGCGATAAAACAGACGGCTTTGTGATTACTCATGGTACAGATACCATGGAAGAAACAGCCTATTTTCTTGATTTAACCACTGCGTGTAAAAAACCTGTCGTTATGGTGGGTGCAATGCGTCCTGCAACAGCATTAGGTGCTGAAGGCCCTTTAAATTTATTTAATGCTGTTGTGATTGCGAGTGATAAAGCCTCTGAAGATCGTGGTGTATTAGTAACCATGAATAATGCGGTTATCAGTGGTAAAGATGTTGTGAAAATGAACACGACTGAAGTTCAAGCATTCCAACCCGTTAACGCTGGTGCTCAAGGTTATGTGCATAATGGTAAGGTTCATTACTACACTGCAGCATTACCTCGAGCAGATAAACCCGTATTTGATGTCAGTAAACTGACTGAATTACCAAAAGTTGGTATTGTTTATAATTACTCCAATGCCTCTAATTTACCAGCAAAAGCCTTTATTGATAATGGCTATAAAGGTATTGTCAGCGCAGGTGTTGGTAATGGTAACTTATATACTGATATTTTTGATACTTTAGCTGATGGCGCTAAAAAAGGTGTGGTTGTTGTGCGTGCAAGCCGTGTACCAGTAGGCTTTACTACACAAAATGGTGAAGTTGATGATGCAAAATATGGCTTTGTTGCATCAGAGCGCTTAAACCCACAAAAAGCGAGAGTGTTGTTACAATTATCTTTAACACAAACGCAAGAGCCTGCGAAGATCCAAGAGAATTTCGAAAAGTATTAA